The following is a genomic window from Saprospiraceae bacterium.
GCCAGAACAGAAATCGTTCAGGAATCTAATGTTGGTCCTTCTCTTGGAAAAGCAAATATATCTAAGAGTATTAATTCACTTCTTATTGGATTCTTATTAGTCATCCTGACTATGATTGCTTATTACGCAGGAGCAGGTGTCATAGCCATCATTACATTATTGTTAAACGTATTTTTGATATTTGGTACACTTTCAAGTTTTGGTACTGTACTTACCTTGTCAGGTATTGCGGGTATCGTATTGACTATCGGTATGGCCGTGGATGCCAATGTCATCATATTTGAAAGGATAAAAGAGGAGTTAACAGCAGGTAAAACATTAAAACAAGCTATCTCTGATGGATTTTATCATTCATACTCAGCGATCATCGATGCCAATGTGACTACTATTCTTACTGCGATGATACTTTCATATTTTGGTCTTGGGCCTGTAAAAGGATTTGCAGTAGTATTGATTATAGGGGTACTGTGTTCTATATTTACCGCTGTATTGGTGTCAAGGCTTTTGATTGAATGGTGGGTTGGCAAAGGAAATGATTTATCATTCTGGACTAATTTTTCAAAAGGTGCTTTTAAAAATATCAACATAGACTGGATTGGTAAGAGAAAAATTGCATATATTATTTCAGGAGTGTTTATTCTGGCAGGACTAATATCCATATTTACAAAAGGCTTTGACCTTGGCGTAGACTACAGAGGTGGTTACTCCTACAATATACAGTTTACGCCGCAAGATGGCATGACTGCGGAAAAACTCAGAGATGGAATGACCAAGGCTCTTGGCGGTGCTCCGATCGTCAAGCAGGTGGATGCAGATAACACCTTCCAGCTTACAACTGCTTATCTCATCAATGAAACAGCTGAAGGAACTTCTTCAAAAGTGCTTGCAAAGGTGCATGAAGGAGTACAAAGTGTCACCGGATCTCCAATATCTTTAGAGGATTTTTCTAATCCTGAGACAGCAGATGAGAAGATTCATATAGTAAGCTCAGCTCAGGTAGGACCTACCATTGCAGATGACCTTAAGAGATCTTCATTATATGCGGGACTTTTCGCACTATTGGCTATTTTTCTTTATATTTTGCTGAGATTCAGCAAGTGGCAATATAGCGCAGGTGCCATTATTGCATTATTTCATGATGCACTGGTAGTATTAGGAGTATTTTCAATTTTTTACGGAATTGTGCCTTTCTCACTTGAAGTAGATCAGGCTTTTATTGCAGCCATTCTAACGGTGATAGGATACTCTATCAATGATACAGTGATCATTTTTGACAGAATCAGAGAGTACTTTGGGCTTCACGTCCATCAGTCAAAAGATGAAACTATCAATATGGCGATCAATACTACTTTATCAAGGACGTTGATGACAGCTTTCACAACAGTGATAGTTGTGTTGATTTTATTCATGTTTGGTGGTAGTAGTATCAAAGGTTTTTCATTTGCACTGCTGGTGGGTATTGTAGTAGGTACGTATTCTTCCGTATTTATAGCAGCTCCTATACTGCACGATTTGGGATCTGATCTCAAGATAACCAGACGTGAGCCAACAAAAGATGCCGGCAAATCGGAAAAGAAATCATTTGCCCGTGCAGGTAAAAATTAGTTACATTTGGACCTTTGAACTTTGATGTTCTCAAAGTTAATAAATTTTTAAAGACTTCTTCATTTGATCATACAGAACGGTTGATAAAGACCATTCTGGATTAAATGAAGAAGTTTTTTTTATTTACATCTTGTTTTTTGGTAAGACCACATCATTCTTCAGTATCTAAATTCAAATGTCGTTTAGTTAAGACCTCATTATGAAGTCTTTCCCTTGTAAGGGAAAGATTTAGATAGGGTAAAAACAATGAAAAATTGGGTGTATCCCAAAATTGCACTATGTTATCTAATTTTTAAGTTTCTAATTTAGTGTATTATTCTAGTAGTTAAGAGTTAAAAGGTGGGTCGTCTCAAGCTACGCTTGGGAATGAGGGTTATTGGGAAGGTAATTTTGGCTTTTCTTACCCCTGCCCCTTATATGTTTGCATTTTAAAAATTAATGGTTTCAAGATAAACAAATAATTTATAACTTGGCGGTTGAAGGGGAACACCCCTTGATACTTAGATATCGTCCTTTAGTGTCCCTTTCGCCAAGCTTAATCATGAGGTATAACTTGATACATTGATATCGTATAACATAAGGGAATGTAAGGCTTGACACTTTTTTTAAAACATTTTAAAGTAATTTATGTATGAAAGTTGGATTTGGAGGACTGGACGCAAGTAAAGGTTATTGTGATTTCAGTTTAATTTCGAAGGGTAATGAATTTACTAATCGCAGGATGAATTTTATTGATAATCAATCCGGTCTTGATGAACTCAAAAAGTCTTATCACAGGCACTTTTGTCTATTGATAAAATTTATTTGGCTATTGAA
Proteins encoded in this region:
- the secDF gene encoding protein translocase subunit SecDF, producing the protein MQGKGLVKVFLVLIILVCLLQFAYFIPTNKIENAADDYAMNIAGPNATEASKEFKTARAKFLDSVSGQEIFTIPLIKSYTYSEVKKQQLALGLDLKGGMSAVLQVDLKDFLKSLAGRNSNNTNFQKALENATAAQKTSQSDYITLFAEAYRAIAGPDQLARIFARNETLGEINATTNDGVVTRLIRQKANETVNLTFERLKKRIDKLGVAQPNVSLDPNRDIIIVEMPGIDNPARARQFLSASAKLEFWETYRFSDPGVVEAFRAADAASSVGVVDTAKSSVPSIVMRDSVIYDNLGKPVDTVQVATTTNNNSTNTGVLLKNLSLNGGTMSPSVIGVSDRSKISTINSILQREDIKAMFPKNAQLMWSYKPSQDVDGLVTNNYELYMIRKQANSENAPLDGDVVTSAVQTLNPVNGEVEVNVRMNATGSKKWAEMTTKAANDGNREIAIALDGEVVSAPRVNDAITQGSSSITGNFTVEEAIDFASILEVGKLPARTEIVQESNVGPSLGKANISKSINSLLIGFLLVILTMIAYYAGAGVIAIITLLLNVFLIFGTLSSFGTVLTLSGIAGIVLTIGMAVDANVIIFERIKEELTAGKTLKQAISDGFYHSYSAIIDANVTTILTAMILSYFGLGPVKGFAVVLIIGVLCSIFTAVLVSRLLIEWWVGKGNDLSFWTNFSKGAFKNINIDWIGKRKIAYIISGVFILAGLISIFTKGFDLGVDYRGGYSYNIQFTPQDGMTAEKLRDGMTKALGGAPIVKQVDADNTFQLTTAYLINETAEGTSSKVLAKVHEGVQSVTGSPISLEDFSNPETADEKIHIVSSAQVGPTIADDLKRSSLYAGLFALLAIFLYILLRFSKWQYSAGAIIALFHDALVVLGVFSIFYGIVPFSLEVDQAFIAAILTVIGYSINDTVIIFDRIREYFGLHVHQSKDETINMAINTTLSRTLMTAFTTVIVVLILFMFGGSSIKGFSFALLVGIVVGTYSSVFIAAPILHDLGSDLKITRREPTKDAGKSEKKSFARAGKN